From Canis lupus baileyi chromosome 16, mCanLup2.hap1, whole genome shotgun sequence:
gtttagcgccgccttcagcccatggtgtgaccctggagacccaggatcgagtcctacattgggctccctgcatggaacctgcttctccctctgcctgtgtttatgctgctctgtgtgtgtgtgtgtgtgcgtgtttctcatgaataagtaaataaaatatttaaaaataaaatgttttcctgtCATTCTGAAATTACTTTGGATGTGTagtctcacatttaaaaaatctgttgtCTCACTACCACTTAGCAGATAGGGGAATTAGGCTCAAAGAAGTGAAATAACTCTTCAAGTTAGGGATCATCAGGTCGAGGTCAATGCtcaagctaattaaaaaaaaaaaaaatcagaactaagTGGGGTATCTATCAGATGACATCATTTAGTGTTTAAACTGAgagaatctgggatccctggttggctcagcggtttggtgcttgcctttcgCACCAGGCAGgtgccagggcgtgatcctggagtcccgggatcgagtcctacatggagctccctgcatggagcctgcttctccctctgcctgtgtctctgcctctctctgtgtgtctctcatgaataaataaataaaatcttaaaaaaaaaaaactgagagaatcTGTTAATTTCCTTTAGTTACAGATCTCCTGCTGTTGAAAGGTTTGTGGCGTGGAATGTACGGTGGATAGACTTGAAATCTGAAGATGTAGGTTCGGGTCCTGTTCACACTGCAGACCCTCGCGGAAGATAAGAGTAATCATGAAATCATGAAATATCATGATTTCTTACTTCACATAGAAATGCTAGACAAATGTAAAGTCTTAGTAGAATCATTGCTCTTCAGGGATGCCATAAACTCTCGAAGGGCAGAGATGCTACCATTTATTTAATCTGCGTTGCCCACAGCACCTACCCCAGTGGTTTGAAGTTAGAAGACTCGACAAAAGTGTGTTGAAGGAATGAGTGCTTTCttgagtgaatgaaagaatacgtgttatttctttttttccacctcCAGCTCCCCGTTTGTAGGGGTGGCTCGGGAAGCGATAACTGTCACTCAAAActggccctggggcaggaaaACAGGTTTGTCatggaaggaaattgaagatgcTGCAATTCTATTGGAGATTGACTTTCAATTTCCTATCAGACAGTGAGCTTCCTGAGTGGAgagtagtatttttgttttccctgctcAGCTCAGAGGCTTCGTCCCAGCTCTAGAGATGTGCAGGGAGACACTGGGAGGGGAGCCCAAAGGAGGGGCGCCTCAGGCTCGGTTTGGGCCCCCCCAGAGTACAACTTACCTTTCCTTAAATTGCTCTGTAACCAAGTGGATTTGGGGGTGAACTGGAATTGGAATGGACAGCAAAAAAAGTGTAACCCCCTGATTTTGAGGGAAAATATTCTTCCTAAAGTAGTGAAAAGGCAACTTCTCCAGGATACAGTAAGGAACATTTTCACATTGCAAAGAACTCGAAAATCTGTTTATCAttcaatccagaaaaaaaaaaaaaaaagaatcctgtcaAACCTGGATCTGTTGTATGTAtctacttagaattttttttcttctgcctgttgctttcttctttctttttctcaaatgtctttcgttgttgtttctgttttgtttgtaaaGCAGTCCTTTTCTAGATTGGAGAGGAACCGGCTCACCAGGCTGGGAGGATTTGGTTTGTACTGAGAAGCAAAAGGGTTTTCaaaactcaattttctttttaagcaccccccccccttccctccagagAGACAATAGAAATAATTGATCCATcatccagtatcaggccctggagATTTACATGCAAATCCTTCCAatccgcccccccacccccaccacttcCCAAATTTAAAATcctaggaggggaaaaaaaaaaaaaagacctttctaAAGTAGTAGGAACCCTTCTGGCCACCACAACCCAAGCCCAACCAGGtgagagatggggggaggggtggataATCCACCacaaaccccccacccccatccctcttCCTCGCCACACACGCCATCACTTTCTGGTGTGGAATCACTTAAGATTTGGGTAAAGCTCCCCTCTCTCCCAGGAGACAGTATCTGGAAGCTTTTAGGGGgcggaggcagaggtggggagagaggaggtaAATGCCCCCAAACGGCCTAAGAGAGTCATCTCTTCACTCAAACTGcctgtcaccccccaccccccaccattaACTTTCGATTAAGACCTCCTCGTTATGGCAACTAAACTTTACTTTGCATAATTAAGATTTGCCTcggaagaagggggagggagaaggcgCAGCTCTAGGCTATTCTCCTTCACCTCTCCCCGTTCCACCCCCGCCCCAACCCTCCAGCTCGGGGCCTCTAAGTTCCTGAGTTTTCTCACTTTGAGGTGCCACCGAACACAAAGAACCATAATGGGCTCCTTTGTGCTCGCTACGGGGCAATTACGCCCCGGAGTCCAGGCCCCTTTAAGAGCCTCTTAAAGAGACAGGCTCTCATTTTTCAGAGAGTTATTTAAGGGTGTGTTTAAGGGGGAGGGGGCGAGGCAAACTCCTAGGGGTCTACTACTGGGTGAAGTGAAACTTTTGTCCCGACTCCTCGAGAAAGAGCTGAGACAAAAGTCTTTGTGAGCcgcctcccccccttttttcaagtcttcctctctctcttaaaattttgttcttaaacttgagatttttcatttgatttgaaaaattGGACTGGAATAGGTGGGGTTCTAGGAGCAGAGGCGGAGGCAAGGATTTAAAGAGACCCTACCCAGGACCGCGCCTGAgccatccccacccccgccccagaaGAAGCGTGATCCAGGGCTAGGGGCTTGGTTCTGCCGCGGTTCTGGGGAATGAGTGTCTCCGGATCTCGCCGCCACGACTCCGGAGAAATCCTGTGCTGGGCAAACAGCCCTTAATATAATAATAGCTTgtctctttaaaaagcaaaaggggggggggaaagtTTTGTTGGCATCTGGTTTCTGATCTCATTATGTTGCGGTCGACCAATCCAGCCCTCGGGGCTGGTCCCGGGGTTTAAATCTGATTGGCCGAGAGCACATTTTGGGATGGTGCTTAGAGCTCGACGGGGCGGTTTCAAGGATCCCTTTTTTGGGGGGCTGAGAGGAGGGCGGGGCCGCTGGCGGGGGCCCCCTTGAAACCGACTAATTGGGATCGGAGAGGCCGAGGTGAGGGCTGGAGGAAGGCACAAAGAAGTCGCTGGgcggagaagggaggggagaggcaagaggaggaggaagaagagagagggcaaGCGGCGCGCGGTGTCTCCGGCGGCTCAGTCGGACCGCGGCGAGCAAGCCGGCAGGcgcgccgcccccctcccccgcccggccTCCCCAACTCTGCGGCCGCCAGCAAACTTTGCAGAggcgcgggaggcggcggcgagGCGGCGGCGGGGAAGGCGCGCGCGGTctcgggcctgggggcgggggcgggggggcgcccgGGAGCCGAGTGGGGGGCGGCGGCCAGCATGCGGCCCCGCAGCGCCCTGCCCCgcctgctgctgccgctgctgttGCTGCCCGCCGCCGGGCCGGCCCAGTTCCACGGGGAGAAGGGCATCTCCATCCCGGACCACGGCTTCTGCCAGCCCATCTCCATCCCGCTGTGCACGGACATCGCCTACAACCAGACCATCATGCCCAACCTTCTGGGCCACACGAACCAGGAGGACGCGGGCCTGGAGGTGCACCAGTTCTACCCGCTGGTGAAGGTGCAGTGCTCCCCCGAACTGCGCTTCTTCTTGTGCTCCATGTACGCACCCGTGTGCACGGTGCTGGAGCAGGCCATCCCGCCGTGCCGCTCCATCTGCGAGCGCGCGCGCCAGGGCTGCGAGGCGCTCATGAACAAGTTCGGCTTCCAGTGGCCCGAGCGCCTGCGCTGCGAGCACTTTCCGCGCCACGGCGCGGAGCAGATCTGCGTGGGCCAGAACCACTCGGAGGACGGCACGCCGGCGCTGCTCACCACCGCGCCTCCGCCGGGCCTgcagccgggggccgggggcaccccgggcggcccgggcggcggcggctctCCCCCGCGCTACGCCACGCTGGAGCACCCGTTCCACTGCCCGCGCGTCCTCAAGGTGCCGTCCTATCTCAGCTACAAGTTCCTGGGCGAGCGCGACTGTGCGGCGCCCTGCGAGCCCGCGCGGCCCGACGGCTCCATGTTCTTCTCGCAGGAGGAGACGCGCTTCGCGCGCCTCTGGATCCTCACCTGGTCGGTGCTGTGCTGCGCCTCCACCTTCTTCACCGTCACTACGTACCTGGTCGACATGCAGCGCTTCCGCTACCCGGAGCGACCCATCATCTTTCTGTCCGGCTGCTACACTATGGTTTCGGTGGCGTACATCGCGGGCTTCGTGCTCCAGGAGCGCGTCGTGTGCAACGAGCGCTTCTCCGAGGACGGCTACCGCACGGTGGTGCAGGGCACCAAGAAGGAGGGCTGCACCATCCTCTTTATGATGCTCTACTTCTTCAGCATGGCCAGTTCCATCTGGTGGGTCATCCTGTCGCTCACTTGGTTCCTGGCGGCGGGCATGAAGTGGGGCCACGAGGCCATCGAGGCTAACTCGCAGTACTTCCACCTGGCCGCGTGGGCCGTGCCGGCGGTCAAGACCATCACCATCCTGGCCATGGGCCAGATTGACGGCGACCTGCTGAGCGGCGTGTGCTTCGTGGGCCTCAACAGCCTGGACCCGCTGCGGGGCTTCGTGCTGGCGCCGCTCTTCGTGTACCTGTTCATAGGCACGTCCTTCCTCCTGGCCGGCTTCGTGTCACTCTTTCGCATCCGCACCATCATGAAGCACGACGGCACCAAGACGGAGAAGCTGGAGCGGCTTATGGTGCGCATCGGCGTCTTCTCCGTGCTCTACACCGTGCCCGCCACCATCGTCATCGCCTGCTACTTCTACGAGCAGGCCTTTCGGGAGCACTGGGAGCGCTCGTGGGTGAGCCAGCACTGCAAGAGCCTGGCCATCCCGTGCCCGGCGCACTACACGCCGCGCATGTCGCCCGACTTCACCGTCTACATGATCAAATACCTCATGACGCTCATCGTGGGCATCACGTCGGGCTTCTGGATCTGGTCCGGCAAGACGTTGCACTCGTGGAGGAAGTTCTACACGCGTCTCACCAACAGCCGGCACGGCGAGACCACCGTGTGAGGGGTGCCCCTGCGCCGCGTCCCCGGCGGGCCGCACCGGGCTTGCCTCTGCTGGGGGGGGGGTTCCTCCTAACagactcctttattttatttttttaaataaagaacaatCGAAACCATTTCTCTTTTAGGTTGCTTTTTAAAGAGAACTCTGTTCAACACTCCCATCAGGTTTGTAATTAAAACTGTAAATAGCCTGTACATTTaactatatattttctatttaaaagaaaaatggggcggggagggggaggcagcggcgaggggccctgggcagggggcGTTGAGGGggatcctctctttttttttcagtgcccTCTCAAACACCATCACCTACTTAGGTTTGAATTTTTTGGCGTTTTGGCAGGGCTGGGCCTGCTGGAAGAGGTGTTTGCTGGGAGGGGTTGGAAGTGGGTTACATTCAACTCCCAAAGCCAGATTTGTGAGCCTTTTCACTGACGCTGCGCCTGTGGAAGCTGTTGGATATTTTTGAACGAGATTtggattctcatttttttccctttctctctccacaaGTCCGGTCTCCTTCACTCGATCTTTGGAGCACTTCCAAAAGAGATGAAACCGAGGGGGGTTCGGGGGGTGGGTAACCAACCCCTGCGCCAGTGGGATTGGGGGGACAGGGCGAGATTGGGGGGACAGCCtgctcccttttcttcttttcagctcGCTGCCCCAAGCGCTTGAAGTGGGCAGAAAGTGCTTTGTAGTGCTTTGTGAAATGTGCTTTGAAACAACAccgccctccaccccaccccaccatcaCCTTGAGTACCAATCCTGACTGCCTCCATTTTTAGGGGGAGCATTGGCTCCTAAATGTTGGGGTTTGGAGATGGCCTTGTGTCTCTCCCCCTGTAGTGggctccctgccaccccccacgccgcccccccccccccccaatatctTCTCTGGCATTCAGGTTAGAAGTTTCCAGGTTGGTTTGTGTGTTATGTTTTGGGTTTTGctgttgggtgtttttttttttctccataaaaagcaataaaaatggttTGGGTTGGAGGAGGGGACGGATGGGCTGGTGggatttttagttttcctttgacAAAAGACTGGTTTCTTTTCAAACTtgtccagaaaggaaaaaaaaaaaaaaaaaaggtgggtatCTTTGCTTTGGAAGAAGGCTCTGGGCAGGCTCTTTGTGactgtgggggtggggttgggtgtTTACATGACATTCTATATCACAAGATTGATAGAATGTTTATAACAGATGTTTCTTATCTTCCCTcaaccccccaaaataaaaggcaagactTTTCTTAAAGTATCTTTGAGCTGGTATGAGAATTGCAGTTTCCAATACACATCATTTCCCTCAACTATTTggaatattttagtattttaattccAAAGGATTGATTTGAAGACCAAGGGGTAGGTGGAACAAGTATGGCACAGAACTCCATTTTTCACCGTCTCCTGTTTCTTGATAATAGTGCAAATTAAAAgctaataatcataataaagtGCATTTAATTATCTTCTAGAGATCTAGCCCTTTAATTGTATTTAACAGGGTTGTAACATTTTATTAGTTTAACCAAACCACACcccttctttccccctccccagacctacttggttgggggtggggtggagaagagGTTCCCTGCCCcagatcttgctttttttattaGCTAAATGATGGGGGAAATGGTGCCCTACCACCCTTTGTTGGCAGTCTTTGGGATAAGGGAGAAAGTAAGTTAGAACCCCTACTTcgatgtgtttgtgtgtgttagtTTATGTTGGGGGAGGGGATCTGGAAATGTTTGGTGGTAATTGAAGTCGTATGTCTGGCTTTGTTTGGAATTGTATGTATGAAGCCGGAGGATTTCAGCAGAGCCCCCTTCCCAAAATATATAACCTTCCCCCAAATGATTTGTGCGGGTGGTCAACATTATAAGTTAAAACTAGTTTTTTTCTCAAACGATGATGTGTGTGAAGTCCCAATATGAGATTCCCTCAACTATCAAAGAAGCAGGCAGGGGAGTGACTCCCCTGTAGCTCCATTTGTTGCGAAATTCTAAAGGAACCCCACAAGGGCTGCAGGGAAGAGTTAAATTACAAACTGTGAGTGCCTCTCCGGGAAAGAATGGTGAAAGCCTGAgaagggagggcgggggggggggggggggggggggggggggggttggggggagggttCCAGTGGTGCAGATGGagcagggtgggaaggagagCTGGTCTCTGTTGAAGATTTGGGGGAGAGCTGGcccagcacccctccccctgcATCTAAGCCCCCAGGAGCCCAACTCTGTCTGCTTTGGGTATGTTTTGTCAGTGATAGCAGGAGCTGTCACTGGATATCACTGTGGACTGACAGTGATCTTTCCCTGAGTGGGGGTGAGAGGGAGGGAATTTTGGTAAAGATTGTTCCATCTTATGATCTTATGCCCCCTCCTTGAAAAGTTGTGTGCCAACGGAGGGGAAGAAGgcccaagaaaacagaaaaaaaatcggctttatggggggtgggggtggggtggaaaggATAGATGACAACCTTGCCTCTTTGGGAAAGGATGGTTCTAGATGCCCCCTTCCCAATGGGGGGGCCCAAGGGCTAATTACCTTACAGAAGTCGTGGGGGGACGTCCTGGCTGGCTGCTCTCACTGTTTTAATGAACCAGCTCTCAGAGGAGGGCAAGTGTTAGCTCAAAGTGCAGGGGATTTAGGAGAGACCATGCCTGGAGCAGAGACCGGAGGCAAACTCCCTGAGCCCTGTCAAACTCCCTGAGCCCTGTCACCTGGAGAGGGGTCTCCATTCCCTTGTTTGGAAAAATCAAGTTAAATGCATGGGCTTGGAGATTGTGTAGATTTCTGGGTCACCCTGTGGGTGGTTATAAGTGGGTTGGTGCCTCCTTGGGGAAGAGTGAGGCTTTGGTGGAGGGTCAAGGGCCTGAAGGGAAGCCTTTCACCTGAGGCCAGTCTCTGACTCAGCTGCTTTCTACCTGttctcccaccctcaccccataCCACAGAGGAACAGTGGGTTCTCTGCCATTTAGGTTCAAGGCACATTTCCTCCAGACTCCTCCCTCATCGGTCAGACTTTGGCTCTTCCACCCCCCTCCAACTCCTCCTCCTGAAAATGGTTCTATTAGTCACAAACTCTTTGTCCTCTAAGAACCAACCCCAGAAGAGGACACTGAAGTTTTCTAAGACCACATTCTTCTGAACATCCCCAAAGAGTGAGGATCACTAGGATCTGGAGCTGGTGACTTCTGTACTATAGGGTGCTCTAGCCCTGGATCTGGGCTGGCTTCCAGAAGTGGAAAGATGCTGTCCCAGGGTGCCGTGAGGCCCATGTCTGGGGAAGGAAGCCAAGCACAGATCATACCACATCTAAGGCATTGGACCTTTCATCATCTACCTGCCCACTCTAGCACAGTCTCTTTTCTTCTCTAGACTCACCCTCCTTTCctcaaaatggattttatttttaagattttatttatttattcatgagagacacacacacagagagagagagagagaggctccctgcatggagcctaacatgggactcgatcccgagtctccaggatcacaccccaggctgcaggcagcactaaaccactgcgccaccagggctgcccaaaactgGGGCCACAGACCCATCTGGAAACCTAAAAAATCTATGGCGCTTCTCCTGGGAGGAAATGGCCAGACTCTCATGAACATGCAAATTTTCGTGTAACTTTAGGGGGTTGATGAACCCTTTTTGTGCTGCCCTCCACTCTCCCAGCCAGCTTTCTAATTCCTGGTTTAGACATTTCCTCATCCTGATGACCGGGTATCTCCACTTCACCAATGgacatccctttttttttttttttaagattttatttattgggatccctgggtggcgcagtggtttggcgcctgcctttggcccagggcgtgatcctggggacccgggatcgaatcccacgtcgggctcccggtgcatggagcctgcttctccctctgcctgtgtctctgcctctctctctctctctctctgtgactatcataaataaataaaaattaaaaaaaaaaacttaaaaaagattttatttatttattcatgagagatacagagagagagcaagagaggcagagacacaggcagagggagaagcaggctccatgcagggagcccgacgtgggactcgatcccaggactccaggatcatgccctgggtggaacacaggcgctaaacccgctgagccactcagggatcccaaccaATGGACATCCTTTACTTTCTTGGGAGACTCCAGTGTCCTACCCCTATCCTCCAAGTGTCTAATCACTTCTGCTATGGAAAGGGGGTTCCGGAGGGAAAACCATCAGGTCTACAAAACCAGGAACACCCCCAAACCAGATTGTTCCTTCAATCCTGCCTCTCTGGAAGGTAACAAATTATGGAGTGCAGCAGAGTGGAATGAGTGTGCAGTTATTTTTGtagtaaaagagaaaagacaggcaaaagacagagacacaggcagatcgTGGTAGAGAGTACAGGCATGAGCTGGTGCCAGCTATGAGCCCTGTGGAAGTGGAAGTCTCTTAATCTCTGAGTccctgtcctcatctgtaaaaaggtgACAGTACCTGTCCCGCCAGGTTGTGTGAGGATTACATCAGATGGTGCAGGTACAGAGCCAGCACCTAAAAGTTCAATAAATTGTAGCACTCTTCCAATTACCTAGGTTAATTCCTAAAAGCATCACCGCATCAAAGGATGTACATTTCTTCAAGGCATTTTACCTATTGTTGCTGGTAGTTTTAACAAAATAGAGCGATTTCCTGTGCTCCGGGGTTTTGCACCTGACTCTGGGTGCCAGCTCACAGTCTAGAGGCTCTTGGGGGTGGTGGGCAGTGTTTTTTCTCAGTCTCTCCTCTGATTAGGACAGAAATGTCTTACCCGCCTGAGTGAGCAGGGCACACACGCGGGCGGGCTCTCTCTCCAGCCAGCTTTGAAGCCAGCTAATTAGGGCTAGGGCTGTCACAGCTGGCTTCCCCTGTGCCTCCCCCCACTACCTCCACCCTCctgctctgccccagccccagcctcacgGCCTGAGAGCCCCTCCCCAGCTGCCTCGCCTTGCACTGCAGGCTTGTGGTCCCTCCAAACCATCTGAGCAGGGCTGAGATTTGATGTCTAGAGAGAGGACAAGACAGGACTTGGGACGTGGAACAAGACCAGAAACTATTGATTGGGTTCAGAGAGGACTGCCTAAGGCCCAGGACCCTCCTTATTCCTAATGAAGCCTGGAGAGGAGCCGGCCTGGGCTGAGGGCTGAGCCCTGGGCCCTTTGTTTGAGAGCCAAGCTTTCTGAAGGCTCCAGCCTCCCAACCTGGCCCTTATAATTAGCCCCAATCAGAGTGTTTATGTAGGGGCCTCGTGCAGAACTCAGAGCCCCGAGATTTCATTCCGaacctggaggaggaggggcaggagggggattTGCATAAAGGAGCATGGGATAGGAAGTGTTGAggaggcctggggggaggggacgggaggggaggggaggaggtccTGGAGCTGGTAGGGCAGCCACCCTCCCCATTTGGCCGTTGCAGGGGTCAGGACCCCTCCCAGGGTAGCTGGCGCCCTGGCATCCTGACCCTGGGCTGGGCCTGCGCGCCTTCTGGGCAGGCTCTGTGGGTGGGTGGGCTTGTGCCAATCGGAAATGGCTTGGATATAATTAACCCAGCTAATCACCAGCCTCAGCCCgctgggaggggagggcacaGCCCAGAGCCCCGGCTCTCCCAGGAAGCTCCGGTCTCCCGTTCTTCCTCTGACTGGGGCCTAGGGTGTGCCAGGCTCTGCAGCTGCTGAGGATGGTGGAGTcagaggggggcagggaagggatggagaaagggaGGGTGCTTAATTCTCATCTCTGGCCTCACCCTGGAGGGGGAATGTGACAGCAGGGAGTGGGCCTAAAGTGGCCACGCtgtgtggggatgggggtggggtggggatggggggtggcgCAACAGCGAGAGTTGTGGGAAGGAGACAGGATTCCCAGCCGCTGCTCCCAGGTGGCAGTGGGTGTGTCCCAGACTCCTACTGCATTTCCCTCTGAGTCTAGGCCTCCCAGGGAACTCTCTGGGGGTGGGATGTGGCTTGAAGGGAATTCTGTGTACTGGGTTGAATGTCTTTCCGTTAACATCCTGCAAGGCTTCCAAAGAGTGTCcaaactccctccctccctccgttcctccctccctccctcagcacACAGGGCTTTCCTAGGTCTGGATCTGGCTACTGGCTCTTCAGGCTCACTTCCCACTGTCCTTCCCTGCTCCTATGTGCCGTCCTTCAGAACTGTTATGTGCTCAGACCACCATGCCTCATGACTTCATGTGTGCTGTTCCTCTGGCCCAAAATGCCCTTCCCTTGCCCTAGCCTAGATATTAACTATTATTGCCTCAGAATGTACCCGAGGTGGCCCCTCTGCAGACAGCCGTGCCCCTGGCCCATCGTGTCACCACAGTGTGTTCTCGATGGTCAGCACATCACATTATTGTGAGTCATTCATCTCCTTTCATGACTGTGACTCCTTGAGGGAAAGCCTGCATTTGGTGTTTCATCTCTGTATCCCTGACCCTAGCgatatgcctggcacataggaggtgtCCAAGAtcacaggctctggagccagactcctTGGGCTTAGCTCCTTGCTAGGTGTTGaccttggcaagttacttaacctcttagTACATTATCAGTAAATGGGAATAGAAATAATACTTACCTTTCAAGACtggtttgaagatttttttttttaatttttaaaagattttatttattcattcatgacagacacggagagagagacacagagacacagacagagggagaagcaggcttccatgcagggagactgacatgggacttgatcccgggtctctaggatcacaccccggtccgaaggtggccctaaaccgctgagccaccggggctgcccattgggcactactttaaacattttacttGAATTAGTCTATCCAATCCtcaaaccagggcagccccagtggctcagcggtttagggccacgtTCGgactggggtgtgatcctggagacccgggatcaagtcccatgtcagtctccctgcatggaagcctgcttctccctctgtctgtgtctctgcctctctctgtgtgtgtgtgtctgtctgtcatgaatgaataaatttaaaatcttaaaaaaataaataaataaaaaataaagtagtgcCTGGTACCTAGTAAGTTCCTGGTAAATGCTAGTTAAACTTTTTCATACATTGTGTCAGCTCACTATTTAGGGCATTTAGTGCTTCCCATGGGTCAGGAACTTGCTAAACTCTAAAAAGCACACATGCAGTCCTTGCCCACATGGTGACAACCATCTAGTTTAAGCAAATGAATGGGTAAGTGGAACTTCTGTGGGACTTCTGACTTTCTATGTTTTGTCAAACAAGCTCACTATATAAGTGTTTGAGAATGTATCCATGTTTAAATATGGAATCATGATGTATCTATTTGGATAGCATAAAACAAGCAATGAAATTGGGCGTAATCCCTTATAAACTTGACATATGTAATCTGTTGTTCAGAGCATGTGAGAAAACTTGTCTAGGACAGAAGGTCCTGGAAGCCTCCTGCTCAATCTTCACTGCTGAtgagaatgttaaaaaaatttttttcaaaaaaaaaaaaaaatttttttcctaccagGCAGAATAATTACTCTTACACAAATATACAACAAAcatcaaaattttcatttaattcctcAAATAATGAAGGAATCTGTAAGATGTTCAGGAGACtctgaagaacagaaagacaTCTGGCCATTAAGAACGTTGACAAAGATTTGCTTAATGTGAAACTGGGCAATAGTCACTGGGTAATATCAATTGCATCTTCACCGGACACGATTCACATTTTATGgacaaaaataatttccattattATCAGTTGCCTTGAGTTGTAAAATAACCAAATGATGATAAGACTCAGAGATAACCTGCAAGGATACACAGTAATTCCTCCCGCCCCAGAGTAATCTTTTTAACCATTTCCAAGTCTTTCACAATTTTTCTTGACAAGAAGTTCTGAATTTGAAACTCCCAAGATGACAAGTGCCATGCGCCCCTTCTAATCCAATAGCTTTCGTGCCAGTAGGGAGCCCAGTTCCATCCAGAGAGAGCTAGAAATCTTCCAGCCAtcagcttccccccaccccaggttggCACAGCCTTTGTCCACCTGGTATTTCCCACTCTTAGctctctggcttctctctcttgcttcctcTTTCCCACTCA
This genomic window contains:
- the FZD2 gene encoding frizzled-2, which translates into the protein MRPRSALPRLLLPLLLLPAAGPAQFHGEKGISIPDHGFCQPISIPLCTDIAYNQTIMPNLLGHTNQEDAGLEVHQFYPLVKVQCSPELRFFLCSMYAPVCTVLEQAIPPCRSICERARQGCEALMNKFGFQWPERLRCEHFPRHGAEQICVGQNHSEDGTPALLTTAPPPGLQPGAGGTPGGPGGGGSPPRYATLEHPFHCPRVLKVPSYLSYKFLGERDCAAPCEPARPDGSMFFSQEETRFARLWILTWSVLCCASTFFTVTTYLVDMQRFRYPERPIIFLSGCYTMVSVAYIAGFVLQERVVCNERFSEDGYRTVVQGTKKEGCTILFMMLYFFSMASSIWWVILSLTWFLAAGMKWGHEAIEANSQYFHLAAWAVPAVKTITILAMGQIDGDLLSGVCFVGLNSLDPLRGFVLAPLFVYLFIGTSFLLAGFVSLFRIRTIMKHDGTKTEKLERLMVRIGVFSVLYTVPATIVIACYFYEQAFREHWERSWVSQHCKSLAIPCPAHYTPRMSPDFTVYMIKYLMTLIVGITSGFWIWSGKTLHSWRKFYTRLTNSRHGETTV